One Pseudomonadota bacterium DNA window includes the following coding sequences:
- a CDS encoding Uma2 family endonuclease, translating into MALNRLLVRALGDRAIVLVQSPVVLPEHSEPEPDLALLRPRQDFYRSGHPLPGDILLIIEVADTRLVYDRDVKIPLYARHSIPEVWLVDLEDRRLHVYTSPSASGYLECRILAAPGMLAPAELPGCPVDLSGLFP; encoded by the coding sequence ATGGCCTTGAACCGTCTACTGGTAAGGGCGCTCGGGGATCGCGCCATCGTGCTGGTACAATCGCCCGTCGTTCTGCCCGAGCACTCGGAGCCCGAGCCGGATCTCGCGTTGCTTCGTCCTCGCCAGGACTTCTACCGGTCGGGCCACCCGCTACCGGGAGATATCCTACTCATCATCGAGGTCGCCGACACGAGGCTGGTCTACGATCGTGACGTCAAGATCCCGCTCTACGCCCGTCACAGTATCCCAGAGGTGTGGCTCGTCGATCTCGAAGACAGGCGTTTACACGTCTACACCTCGCCCTCGGCATCGGGTTATCTCGAATGCCGCATACTCGCAGCACCGGGAATGCTCGCGCCTGCTGAGCTGCCGGGGTGTCCCGTCGATCTGTCCGGCCTCTTTCCGTAG